The nucleotide window CCGGTTTGATTTTAGTTTCAGACTGATTCAattaaaatttgaatctaatcCTAATAACCCCATTTAAGGTAGATAGGTCGATCCATGGATATCGTTGTGCGATGCTATGTAGCATTAAATGGGCAGGTCAACCCGGTCCAGATCTCTACTGGGCTTGTCCTCACAACGGTGAGAACCAAAGAACCGTCATTTGCCCACATCCATAGCTACTTTGATTTGTTTCCAACATCATTGCATTAGcacaaaagaaataaataatgTAAACCTGATCACGATTGCCAAATCCAAATCATACGAGAtcctactttatatatatatatatatatatatatatattaaagagtTAGATTTATGTGTGGAGGAGTATCCTTGAAGGGCTTTTTGTAGTATGACTTTATGATCGTTACGCTTATAGATGAGCATTAATGTTGAGGATGATTACGCATGTATCATCGTTTTAGGAGAATCATGCTTGCATCAAAACTAAGGATCATGTAACGGCTATGACAtaattgataatataatattcaAGGGAAACGACATCATGTCAATCATACATAATTGAAATATCAATAACATAACATTGATGTATTGATCGTATATTAACGAGGTGTCGACCACGTAATATTAAGATATTGACTATGTCATTATTTATCTATTAATCTTATAGATGAATTTTTAATAATTAAGATACTGAGTGTAATATAATCGGGTATAATCAATATTCACGACAAAAAGACTGTAGTTGGATCAAGAGAATCACAAACAACCATCGAAATGAGCATAGCCGATTCCAACGATATATATCAATTAGCATGCATATGTACACTAAACATAAAGGATTTTACATATAAATCTAATCTACGTGAAGGGGTCATCATGTTGCACATGATAAGTTGATGCTGCACGGTTCGTCAACCTCAGATGTTTAATCATGAATCAGCGTGTATGTGGGTGATCGTTCTTCACTTGGGCTTCCTTATTAGTAGAACTGCATCTCAAGCTCTTGGTATGCttcctaaaaagaagaagaacaagtcgTGTGAGGTTGGAACACTTCATAGTCAAGTCACGGACTACGCTGTGGAAGACCATGTCAGACTTCGTCGTTTACCTCTGCAGGAAGACGACGTCGACTTGGGGAGACCTCTGGTTCCCCTTCCTGCCTACGCATCCACAAGTATTCACCAAGAATCACTTCGCCTTTTCACCAATCTCATCTGCTCTCCGTGATTTGGCGAACAACACATCGGTTGGAGATCTTCATACAAAGTACATGCATAGAGTCTCAATCTTTTGAAGATATGGAGCATATCCTGTGAGGTGTCATACATAGACGATCGCGTCGACTTCTCCTGAACGAAAATGCTTCGGATTGACGTATCGGTCTACAATCCCCATGCACGCATGAAGCCACCACCATACACACCAAAGTCCGTCTATCCGTGCTCGCCAATGTTGCTGGGTGTTTAATTGGTCATAAGCATTTATGAGTTCCAACCATTTCATTTCATGGAACCAATAAATACCACATCACGGGTGTGGAAACGTACATAGCAGAGCATGGATTGTTTTGTGTGTACGTGTCTGTGCGCCAGCTCAACATTCTTATCCATGGCGTACATACTCTACATGTATACACACTATGGTCCCTATCCAAAAGGACCAGTGCCACTTTCCACTCGTCTTTTCTTCTCCTCAGCTTTCCCCTTCAAAATTTGTGACCTAACCAGTCCACGAAACATGGAGGAGAATAGTTTCGACGAGGTTGTTGCCTGAAGACATCGAACGAACAACCTGTAAGATAACTCCCGAGTAAAAGTGTGACTCTTAGAGAGACTTGGGGCATTCGTTCCTCATCCACAGACCACCGCCAATGAGCAGCAAAGATTAGAGAAAGCAATATGGTCTGTGCAGGAGGAAATAAGGAAATAGCAGAGCCAGAGGGACTCTTTCGCAGTGACAGCGAGCCTCGCAGCTTTGGTTTCATCGTGTTTTGGGCGATGCAACATGCGCAGCTTTTTGCTGCATTCTACTCTATTAAGGCGTGAAGAGATCTCGTGCTTTTTGATGCGCGCTAATGATGATTAGAGAGAGCTTTCGCTTTCAATACACGGATGTCTGCTATTGAAGGCACTAAAAACAAAGATAATAATGACAGGAAAAGAGGGGTGATGGACGACATTTGCGagctttttcttttcattcatacACGACAAGCTCTCCACCACCACGCAATTAAAACGCAAAAGGTTGAAGTAATACAAATCATACATTTATCAGATAATTCTATATATTTAtctgataaattaatattttttatcatcattaaccgttttaaataaattcatatgattttattcttTAGAATAAAGGATAAAACTATATGAATTCACTTAAAATGAATAAGCTTTCGTGCTCTCTCATCGATGATAAGAAAATATTGACATCTAAGAATAATTTTAGAAGATGAGTTATGAGCCCTTAATTCTCCGTGAGGTATTGATATGAATATTTAAGTCAAATTGATTGAAAAATAGAAGAATCAACGATTTTATAAGTCTCTAACATTTCTTTTATCTTTACATGTACCTTTTGTGACTCACTTAAAACAAATAATTTCTTATGAGTCTTTATACTATAGCactaattatgataaaatattatttttttactatCTAAATAATTAATGTCTGAAATTACAGTAAGTTATTGTGTGGACTCTGCATAAATTTCTCATTTATCCATATAATTGTATTTAATTTGGAGTGAGAAGAAGAGAAGTTAAAATAAGAGGAAaaacaagagagaaagaaaatGAATGCAGGATAAGCTTATATATAATGTCCTCGATTTGGGTCCACAGTAGCAATTAATGAGGTTCCTAAGTTTGGTTTGCACCACAGTGAATTCAGCTCTTCAGAAGTTATTATGGCAAGTACATGCTtgcttgctagcttatatatatatatatatataaatataatcttcTAAGTGTAACTTCAATCAAGGATTCTTCTGTAAAAGATATCACTGGTGTGAGAAGCATATGCCAATTGTTCCTTCAATCAAATGCTTGTTCTTATTCTCCATGAGCACTGCCTGAAGCGACTACTAAGAATTATGTCCATGTTGGCTGAGACTGCTGCTGCTTTCAGTCTTCTGCAATGACTGACAACAGAGGTCAAGATTCGTCTCGGCAATGCTGCTTGAAAACGAAAGAAGCAACCGAGTCTTTGGGATTGATCCAAATTAAAGCTGATTGGGAGAGCTTTATGGGTTATCGGAACTATATTCTCATTAACACCTCCTACCTTTCCTTTAGTGATGTTCAATCTTTCCCTGTGAATCCCAGGAAATAAAACATGCAGAAACACTTAGTTAACAACCAAAAAGAATATGAACAACAATGATCACGAATCGATTCAAATTGAAACTAAATTAACCTACAATGGAAATTaaaccaaatcaataattaaagcTTCAAAAGAAAAGTACTTCCTCACCCAATATACTCGGGAGTTCGTGTGCAGGAGGAAACCGTGGTTATACAGCTGTTGACAATATCGAGGAGCTACAACGCGAATCTTTTACCACTTTTGACAACAGTAAAATTTCAATGCATCTCTGACCATTTGAATAGCTTCCACACAGTACAATCCGAAGCTTTCAAGAACGGTCATTTACAACAGCCGTGATAATTAGGATGCATTTCAACCCATCCCCACAGGAAACGTTCTCCTTCACTGCCACTGCCCACTTGCGCATATAACGAGGAGAACAGAGCTCGCTCGCTCCACTCTCCCACGAATCAGTCCGGCTAACACTTTCAGCATGGCATCTCCCTCTCCTTGGCTACTCCTCATCCTCATCGTCACGTTATTGGCGGCAGCGGAGGCGGTGGAGACAGAAACAACCGCCTCCGGCCCCGCGGGGAAGAAGACTTACATCGTCCGCGTCGACCACCGTGCCAAGCCTTCCGTGTTCCCCACTCATGCCCACTGGTACGGCTCCGCAAGCTTCTCCGGTGGCGGCGCCGATCCGCTTCCGCTCCTCCATGTGTACGACACCGTCTTCCATGGTTTCTCCGCGTCCGTCACTCAGGACCGAGCCGCTGCCCTCGCCACCCACGCTAATGTCCTTGCCGTCTTCGAGGACCGCGTCCGCCGCCCGGACACCACACGGTCCCCCCAGTTTCTCGGCCTCCGCAACCAGGTCGGCCTTTGGTCCGACTCCGACTATGGCTCCGACGTCATCGTTGGCGTCCTCGACACAGGCGTTTGGCCCGAGCGCCGCAGCTTCTCCGACCGCAACCTGGGCCCCGTCCCGTCCCGGTGGCGCGGCACCTGCGAGACCGGCCCCGGCTTCCCCGCCTCCCTATGCAACCGCAAGCTCGTCGGAGCCCGCTTCTTCTCCAAGGGCCACGACGCCGCCTTCGCAGCCGGCAGCGGAGGCATCAACGAAACGGTCGAGTCGCGCTCCCCGCGTGACGCCGACGGCCATGGCACGCACACTGCTTCCACCGCCGCCGGCCGCCACGTGTTCCAGGCGAGCATGTCTGGCTATGCAGAGGGCATTGCCAAGGGCGTCGCGCCGAAGGCCCGCGTGGCCACCTACAAGGTCTGCTGGAAGGGCTCCGGGTGCCTAGACTCCGACATCCTCGCAGGGTTCGACTGcgccgtcgcggacggcgtagacGTCATCTCGGTCTCGATTGGTGGGGGCGACGGCATGGCCTCGCCTTACTACCTCGACCCCATCGCCATCGGCTCATATGGCGCCGTCTCCCGGGGTGTATTCGTCGCGTCCTCCGCCGGCAACGACGGTCCCACCTCTATGTCCGTCACCAACCTCTCCCCTTGGCTCACCACCGTCGGCGCGGGCACCATCGACCGAAACTTCCCGGCCGACGTCGTGCTCGGCGATGGCCGCCGCCTGTCTGGCGTCTCCCTTTACTCGGGGAAGCCCCTCGCAGGCACAATGTACCCGTTGGACTACCCTGGCAGGTCCAGCGGCCTGTCCGCTTCCCTCTGTATGGACAACTCCCTGGACCCCAAACTTGTGGCGGGCAAGATCGTCATCTGCGACCGAGGCAGCAGCCCGCGCGTGGCCAAGGGGCTCGTCGTGAAGGACGCGGGTGGCGTAGGGATGATCCTTGCAAACGGCGCGTCCAACGGCGAAGGCCTCGTCGGCGACGCCCACGTTCTCCCGGCTTGCGCCGTCGGCTCCGCTGAGGGCGAAACCATCAAGGCTTACGCCACCTCTGCCGCTTCCCCCACTGTCACTATCCAGTTCAAGGGCACCATCCTCGGCGTCAGGCCGGCGCCGGTAGTGGCATCCTTCTCCGGCCGTGGCCCCAACGGACTGACCCCGGCGGTCCTCAAGCCAGACCTTATAGCTCCCGGGGTCAACATCCTTGCGGCCTGGACCGGCTCTTCGGGGCCTACTGGGCTAGAGTCCGACGGCCGGAGAACGGAGTTTAACATCCTCTCTGGGACGTCGATGGCGTGCCCGCACGTGAGCGGCGCGGCGGCCCTGCTGAAGTCGGCCCATCCGGACTGGAGTCCGGCAGCAGTCCGGTCGGCGATGATGACCACGGCAAGCCTCGACGACAACCTCCGCCGGTCGGTGACCGACGAGTCCACGGGAAGGCCGGCGACGCCTTTCGATTTCGGGGCCGGGCACCTGAACCTGGACCGGGCCATGAACCCGGGTCTGGTCTACGACCTTTCGGACCAGGACTACGTGGCCTTCCTGTGCGCCATCGGGTACGACGCGAAGACGGTCCAGGTGATCACCCACGCCCCGGCAGCCTGCCCCGCGAGGAGGCCGTCGATGGAAGACCTGAACTACCCGTCGATCTCGGTGGCATTCAACGGGGCGGAGTCGAACCAGAGCAGGAGGGTGCGGAGGACGGCGACGAACGTGGGTGCGGGTGCAGGAGCGGTGTACCAGGCGAGGGTGGAGATGGCGGCCGGGCAGGGGTTGTCGATCGCCATAAAGCCGAGGAAGCTGGTTTTCACGGCCGGGGCGAGGCGGCAGAGTTTCGCGGTGACGGtgacggcggcggcggaggccgcGATCGGGGGCGCTGGGGCGAGGTACGCTTACTTGGTGTGGTCTGATGGGGAGCACGAGGTGCGGAGCGCAATCGTGGTCTCGTGGATGCAACCGCTCTAACGTACGACAAACATGGCAACCGGAAGCGAACTGTCGGTGGTTGGGTAGACCGGACTAGCCGGAATTAATTAGCACTAGGCCGGCCCGGACCGACCGGTGGATTTGCTAGTTTACTCCAGTTAAAGCTCTGTAGTTTTCCTGCTTCACAGCATGGAAAAAAGTAAGGAAGAGATGGTGATGGTAAAAGTTGGCGAGGAAGGTAAGATATGGTGGAGATCAGGAGATGAAAGCGTAAAGCTTTATTTGGCTTTGTCTCTTTCTTTTCAGAAGaatgaaggaagaagaaaaggaaatagTAATGCTTTTGGTGGGGTTCGCCTCTCACGTGGTGGTGGGTGGAAGCCTCCAGTTGTGTGTTTAGCGCGAGTGGCGGAGCACCGGCGTTCTGTCGGCGGTCATCTCCATTGTACGTTTGGACTTCTTGTATTGCTAGTACAAGATGGTGTGATAAAGTCGTGACTCTTGTTGGCTGTTTGGATGTAATGGTTTGGTGTTTCCATAGTCTCAACATACGTTCGATCGCTTGTTGGTGATGATGGTTTGGCAGACCTTTGTGCGAACATTAATTGACGGGCACGAGTGCTTCACGTAGCGTGCACTGTAAGTTGAGATGTCTTATATTTACATCTGCTAATAAGTGAGGGACCCAACAGTTCGGATGGAGCTCTGATCCTTAACAAAGTAAGaataaaagaagagaaggaaatctAAGCACTTGAATGTTCTGAACTGACTGTATAATTAGTCTCCTCCGTGTGCTACATTACAATAATGGCTTATTATGAGTGGGACACTTCTGTCCTCTCTCTCCTTAATATGAGCTATTTAAGATACTTAATGGATCATCAGTTGCCAACCCTGTGAAGTACTATGGTGGCTATCTAAATGGCTATTCTCCATGCCTCTCTGCCACTGGATCATCTCTTGCCAACCCTATAACTTGGTTCGGTGGCTATAGAAACATATGATAAGATGATAAGTGTTCTTGACCGATGCCTATCGATAAATTGATAGGCAAGACATGGTGGACAGAACCTAACCTGCCCTTTGGTCTTCGAAGTTGCCGACCGGAAAGAAGAGGCATGCAGCTGGTGATGATGAAGTGGAGCCGATGGCCACCGTAAAAATGTTTGTCTTGGATTAATAGAGCCCTCCCCATTACGGTCATATAAAGCGATTTTTGGACAGTTCCTCTGACACGCATCTGTCGAGCTTGTTGGGTCATTAATGTGAAGCAGACGAAGGCGGAGCGAAGAGCTTGGCTTTTAAGTCCTCGGTGGTCCTTCCATCACATAAATGTGGCCGATCTCTAACCAACAAAGGACAGAGACTTTATGACCTACGAAATCTTCATGTTAAAAGATACAAAATCCTTCCCACCCCGAGAAACTTCCCAACACGGGTTTGATGACTCGAGTTTTCTATGAGAAAGCAGCAAATGTGATTCCGTCCCAAACAAGGATGGTGGTGATATAGGGTGAAACCCTCGAATCATTGCGAAAGAGATGTACACCAACCCACCATTGATGCCGTTCTGCATCCCTTCATGAACTAATAaatatatatcatgataattatttataatattgcaACCCGTGTCTTCACCGTGCATGTGGAGGTATCGCTTTTTGGGGCCTGCTGTCCTCGTCTAAACGAGACGCCACTTTTTGACACTTGGTCTGCAAGTAAAGAGACCAAGCAAAGAGCCCACTTCCCATCTGAGTCGTCACCTGGCAAGTAAGAGCGCACGAACCATGGAAGTCGGCAGGCAGTCTCTTCGCGTTCTACTTGCGTTGACGCTCCATCATTCACCTCCGATGaaaggttccatcgacatctctaGCTTTGTTATTGTCTCAACATCGTCGATCGGAGATTGACACGATTCAGTCTTGTAGCTCTTCATAAAATAGTGAGTACGAGAGAATTCAAAGTGAGAGAGGTCCAAAATCTCCTCTCTCATATCGATCTTGTGCAGGATCTTCAATAAACTAGAAGCTATGCCAGATTCACGAAGACCTCCGCGGATCTACCTTGTCCTCCTTGTTCCTTGCAACGATTGTCTTTACGAGAGTTATCTGGATGACTTTTCATCTTTGGGATAAGATCGAATCGTGTTGATCTCTGATTGACGATATTGAGACAATAACATACTTCACGGAAGTATTTCTTTGATCATCAATATGAAAATGTGAACATTATCAGCACTCCAATATGACATGAGACTAATATAAGTCTTGACACCTCAAACCTTAATGTCTAATGGATTAAGCTCGgatatatttaaaataacaaaTTAGTACATCTTAAAATAAATCAAACGAATTCCTGCTAATTGATTGTCGTGTGTAGATAACCGAGTATATGAAATGGTGATCGAGTATCTGAGATGTCGCATATTGAGGTCGATGATGAATTTGAAATGTGGTGCAGCCCAACACATTTAGACCATGAGGCCCACGCGTAGTTTTGGGCTAGTCAACTAAACAGACATAAGGGTATAATTAATCCGATAAATTTATTAATGAATGTGAAACTAAATATCTTTATTAATCCGATAAATTTATTAATCCGATAATTCCTCATGTATCTTGAGATCGCACGACGATTAACTATTGATTTCTTAAAATAATGCTAGAAGAGGATTATAAGTGATTGGAGAACTAATAAAACTATTTAATCTTACGTTAAGAAATAGGAGAACAGGATTTATAAACCTATCAAATCATCCCCTCGTAAATGtatatctaaaataaataattcatcGAGATTACATTAATCACGATCAAATATTATCTTCTCACAACATGAGTAATACCGCGAGCAGCCATATTTTGACCGTAACCCGTGCTTGGGTTACCCATCTCGCGGCTGAAGTCGACTATTGGACATCGACGTGGATCCCGCATGTGGGCCATCAAAGCTGCCCCACTAGAGTTTGTTTCAAAGTATCGAAGGAGTATCACAGCCCCACCCTCCACATACCCTAAAACGGGCCCCATAGTCCTTGCTCCATCTCTCACCACGCGTTTCCTTCCTACTCTCTGCAACGAGACACGTCATGGACGCGGCGCCGTCCCCACTTTCGTTCGCTTAAAAGTCTCCTCTCCGTCGACATCTGTCTCGCTGGATAAATCGATCGATCGGTTTCCTCTTCCTCGCTCTTTATTTGCTTCCTTCCAAAGATCCAACATAGTCCTTTACTCTCTGAAACGCCAAAGCAATGGAATCCAAGCAGCCTCCGCCCAGCGCTCCGCTCTATCCCCAAGTCCTCGAATCCAATCCCGAAATGCATTCCCCCTtcctcgtctcctcctcctcctcttcccggcCCTCTCTATACCCCTCCATCCATTCCGCCCCCTCTCCCAATAGCCCCGCCACCGGTGCCGCCACCAGCTCCTCTTCCTTGTATCCTTCCGTCGACATGAGCGATCTTGTCGAGAACCTCTTCCTCGATGCTGGGGAGGATGATGCGGAGGCCAAAAACCCCAGCCTGCCGCCTCCTGTTGAGGAGACCCTGCTCCGCATCCCCGGTGCCATCCTCCACCTCATCGACCGACATCGCAGCGTCGAGCTCGGCGCCGGAGACTTCTCCCTCGTACGCCTCCGCCAGGGCGAGAACACCGTCGCCGTTCTCGCCCGAGTCGGCGACGGCCTCGTCCAGTGGCCCCTCGCCCGTGACGAGGCCGCCGTCAAGCTCGACCATTCCCACTATTTCTTCTCTCTCCACGTTCCCCACACCTCTCACGACGATGGCGATCACGATGACGACGGCAACAACCTCCTCAATTACGGCCTCACCTTCGCCTCCAAGGGGCAGGAGGGTCTCCTCGGGGAACTGGATAGGCTTCTCCAGGCTTACAGCAGCTTTTCGGTCCAGAAGGTCGAGGTGAAAGGCAAGGATCACGGCGAGGTGCTGGACGGATCGGTGGCGAGGGAGGTGACTCCGGCCGAGGGAATGGGgccgaagaagaagatgatggaggAGGAGTCGGCTGCATACTGGACAACCCTCGCGCCTAACGTGGAAGATTATGGCAGTTCGGTGGCGAAATTGATCGCCAAGGGTTCTGGCCAGCTCATCAAGGGGATCTTGTGGTGCGGGGATGTGACGGTGGATCGGCTCAAGTGGGGGGAGGATCTGCTGAAGAAGAGATTGGAACCCAGTTCGAACCCGACGGAGATCAGCAAGGATGCCCTGAAGCGGATGAAAAGGTTAGGTTTGGTTGCTTTTATATGATTTCAAAATGGAGTACATtggactaaaataatattttagatttatGTGGTTTGGCCATGTTTTACTTTGCATATAATAGAATCCGTTCTGGGATTTCAATATATCTATTCGCTGTCCAAAAAGGTTGTCATTTGACTTTCAACATCTCAAACTTTTATCATGTGGAACAGTATACATATGATTTTAGGAAAAATACAAAAAAGTCATTGTTGATCTTATTGGACCTGCTTTTTATATTTTGGGCACCAATTAGAAATTTCCATGATGCTGAAATGCACATCATGCAAATTACTAATATAGTGATATGGGTTAACCTTCTTGTTGTTATGTGATTTCCAGGCTTGATTAATGTGCTACACATGCAACTCTTGAGCAAACACAAAAAATTCCCCCGAGTTTAAATTTCATTAACTCAAGGAATTTTTTGTCGACATATTCATCGTCGTAATCTTTCGTGGCTTTTCTTATTTGAAGGCTTATGCAAAAGTTCATTTGTATTACTTGCTCTACACAATTTGCATTGTGACAATCCTTTCACTTGTCAAAATGTTGGTAAGTTCTTTAATCTATTTTGAGAAGgtgaaaatttttttatattggtAAGTTCTTTAATGTTTTTGACAAGGTGAAATTTTGGTGATAGTTTCTGACAGTATATTAATTTATAATGTGAAAGTGAATTAACTCTTTGAGACAGAggagaaagagggaagaagagaagagggagaaaatAAAACAATAGAGAGGGTACAACTTAAGTTAGTTTGGTTTGATTTCCAACCTTACTTGGGGTAGTGTCTGTTGGGTTGAGGAAGAGATCTTCTGATAGCCGAAATTAAAGATGTAAATCaagtcattgtataatgattgctTCTGAATTTTTAAGATGTTCTGATACTTATGGCTTTAGACAATAATGGATGCAGCAGAACTTCATTATGATGATTTGATCTAAAACTGGACCAGGTTTCATCGTAACGAaataattgatttttattttttgatagttTTACATAGTGAAGATGCATAACCTTTTAAAAATTATAGTAGGTTCATTGCCCGTATTAATCTGGATAATGGCTATACAAACATGTTTATTGTTGTCATATAGACATGTCTGTTCTGGATCTAGCTACAGCCAGCTACAGATATTAATCTaatcttcttttccttttaaaTTTGGTCTCCTAGGACTGAATGATAAGTGGAAGTAAAGAAATGCTATTTTGTAGTTTGTCAGCATTGGTTTCTCTCTTATATGTTTTTACTTTGCAGTTCTTATCCACATGTTATCCTGTGCATGGGTTGTGTGCTGCTTATTACATTCTGCAATAATTTTCTGGATCTTCCTTCCCCACTCCGTGGTCTTTTACTTATTAGCTTGTTTATCTTCCCCCAGGGTAAAGAGGGTCACAAAAATGTCAGAGAAAGTAGCAAACGGAGTTCTATCTGGAGTTGTGAAGGTTTCTGGGTTTTTCACAAGCTCTGTTGTAAATTCAAAAGTAGGCAAGTTCTTTGGTCTTCTGCCTGGGGAGTTAGTCCTTGCTTCTCTAGATGGATTCGGTACTACTCTTCTTAAATGTTTTCTCCAATCGCTAATGTATTATACG belongs to Musa acuminata AAA Group cultivar baxijiao chromosome BXJ3-5, Cavendish_Baxijiao_AAA, whole genome shotgun sequence and includes:
- the LOC103984555 gene encoding protein EARLY-RESPONSIVE TO DEHYDRATION 7, chloroplastic, which produces MESKQPPPSAPLYPQVLESNPEMHSPFLVSSSSSSRPSLYPSIHSAPSPNSPATGAATSSSSLYPSVDMSDLVENLFLDAGEDDAEAKNPSLPPPVEETLLRIPGAILHLIDRHRSVELGAGDFSLVRLRQGENTVAVLARVGDGLVQWPLARDEAAVKLDHSHYFFSLHVPHTSHDDGDHDDDGNNLLNYGLTFASKGQEGLLGELDRLLQAYSSFSVQKVEVKGKDHGEVLDGSVAREVTPAEGMGPKKKMMEEESAAYWTTLAPNVEDYGSSVAKLIAKGSGQLIKGILWCGDVTVDRLKWGEDLLKKRLEPSSNPTEISKDALKRMKRVKRVTKMSEKVANGVLSGVVKVSGFFTSSVVNSKVGKFFGLLPGELVLASLDGFGKICDAVEVAGKNVLQTSSVVTTGIVSHRYGDQAAEITHEGLDAAGHAFGTAWAVFKIRKALNPKSAMKPSSLAKAAANDLRAKKGK
- the LOC103984556 gene encoding subtilisin-like protease SBT1.6; translated protein: MASPSPWLLLILIVTLLAAAEAVETETTASGPAGKKTYIVRVDHRAKPSVFPTHAHWYGSASFSGGGADPLPLLHVYDTVFHGFSASVTQDRAAALATHANVLAVFEDRVRRPDTTRSPQFLGLRNQVGLWSDSDYGSDVIVGVLDTGVWPERRSFSDRNLGPVPSRWRGTCETGPGFPASLCNRKLVGARFFSKGHDAAFAAGSGGINETVESRSPRDADGHGTHTASTAAGRHVFQASMSGYAEGIAKGVAPKARVATYKVCWKGSGCLDSDILAGFDCAVADGVDVISVSIGGGDGMASPYYLDPIAIGSYGAVSRGVFVASSAGNDGPTSMSVTNLSPWLTTVGAGTIDRNFPADVVLGDGRRLSGVSLYSGKPLAGTMYPLDYPGRSSGLSASLCMDNSLDPKLVAGKIVICDRGSSPRVAKGLVVKDAGGVGMILANGASNGEGLVGDAHVLPACAVGSAEGETIKAYATSAASPTVTIQFKGTILGVRPAPVVASFSGRGPNGLTPAVLKPDLIAPGVNILAAWTGSSGPTGLESDGRRTEFNILSGTSMACPHVSGAAALLKSAHPDWSPAAVRSAMMTTASLDDNLRRSVTDESTGRPATPFDFGAGHLNLDRAMNPGLVYDLSDQDYVAFLCAIGYDAKTVQVITHAPAACPARRPSMEDLNYPSISVAFNGAESNQSRRVRRTATNVGAGAGAVYQARVEMAAGQGLSIAIKPRKLVFTAGARRQSFAVTVTAAAEAAIGGAGARYAYLVWSDGEHEVRSAIVVSWMQPL